The nucleotide sequence GTCGTCATTTCATTCTATGTGTGTAATGTTTTTTAATACCTTTTGGTAGGTTTTTTTAGTATATTTTTCTCAGGTGGTATTAAGGTGCAGCCAGGTTGGCCTGTCTGGTCTCATGTCTCATTAGCGCATATTCATCGATGATTAGTTGGTTGGCATCTTTAGAAAGCTGgatatcattattttttctgttcctgttcttctctttcaagCTTCTTTAGATAATGTTCCTCGCCATCCAAGACCTTTAATCTGTCTGTTGCTTGTTCTGGGGTCAAGTCTCTTTGAGGTTCACCTAATAGTTCGAAACCGACCAAAAACTTTCTAACAGTAGCAGATCTCAATAATGGAGGGTAGAAATGCATATGGAACCAGgcattcttcaattcttcttcagaagcATTCAAAGGAGCTTGGTGGATACCCATAGAGTATGGGAAGCTTGTTTCGAATAAGTTATCGTATCTAATAGTCAAGTTTCTGATTGTTGCAGCTAagtcttctctttctttatctGTGAATTGTTTCAAGGATGGAATACGGCGCTTGGAGACTACCATTGTTTCAAATGGCCATACAGCCCAGTATGGAACAACCACCAAGAATGAATCATTTTCGTAAACaattctctctttctcacGTTCTTCCAAGGTCACGTAGTCCTGTAGCAAATGGGTACCGTTCTTAGCCTCATACTTCGCGAAACTAACAAATTCCTTTGCTGGTTCGTTTGGAACAGAATCTAAGCACCAAGCTTGGCCGTGAGGATGTAGGTTGGAACATCCCATGGCAGTACCCTTATTCTCGAAGATTTGCAAGTACTTGAATGGCTTGTGCTCTTCCTTGGCCTCCTTTTCCAGCTTCAAGTACAAGTCAGTCCAGGCAGAAACGACGTTGGTGATGTCCTTTG is from Kluyveromyces marxianus DMKU3-1042 DNA, complete genome, chromosome 2 and encodes:
- the GAL7 gene encoding UDP-glucose:hexose-1-phosphate uridylyltransferase — its product is MSFDLTDHSHARYNPLTDSWVLVSPHRAKRPWLGQQEKPGKNDAPEYDPKCYLCPGNTRATGGENPKYTSTYIFQNDYAAVKLEQPEPDASVNGNDPLKQRLFQLKGVKGNCFVICFSPNHSLSLPQMSPKDITNVVSAWTDLYLKLEKEAKEEHKPFKYLQIFENKGTAMGCSNLHPHGQAWCLDSVPNEPAKEFVSFAKYEAKNGTHLLQDYVTLEEREKERIVYENDSFLVVVPYWAVWPFETMVVSKRRIPSLKQFTDKEREDLAATIRNLTIRYDNLFETSFPYSMGIHQAPLNASEEELKNAWFHMHFYPPLLRSATVRKFLVGFELLGEPQRDLTPEQATDRLKVLDGEEHYLKKLEREEQEQKK